The Musa acuminata AAA Group cultivar baxijiao chromosome BXJ3-6, Cavendish_Baxijiao_AAA, whole genome shotgun sequence region CCACACAGCACAAATGCTTTTATTggaattcattattattattattttttcaatcaTCGTTCTCAAACATAGATCTTTATTACGCAGAAAGAAAATCTAATATATATACACttgaatatttaatatatataatttttagaaaatattattttatgttaTATATAAGAATCCATAAACCAGAAACTCATTATAAATCTTCAAAAATAAGAAGACACTCGCATGACACCTAAGTTGGTGAGAAAGAAGATATATTCGTAGACAAAAGAGATCCAAGTTGGTGAGACGAAGACATACTCTATTCTCTTATTGTCGCATGTATCTCTCCTTCCTTCATCATAACTATTATCGAGGTATCACCCTACAAACAACTTATTTAAGGAGAAAAATTTTTTACTCACTTGGAATGATGTTAAGTACCAATTGATGTCCATCAAATACCTTCCGAGATGTCCAAAGCCAACGTGAAGGAATGACCGAAAAAAGCGAAAGAGAGAATTAGGACATATACAAACCTATACTCGTATGATTTACCATCGATTCATTTATcgtttggtatatatatatatatatatatatagagttacGATGATCCCCTGCTAGTGCTCAACTAAGCGTTTACCAACTACGTATCAGGCGGCGTTCCGTACGGACCAGATGGTTCAGGATTCACGATCTCCGTTGGTGTGTGGGCGCTGCGAGTGCGGTTACCGCCCGAGGAGGCAGCGGGGCACGAGGCTCGCCAACTAACCGGAGGAGAGGAGCCGGTGGCCACGTGGCGACGGGGGTGCACCAAACCGGAATTCGGACGCCCGTGGCATCGAATTTGATCGTCCATCCCACGTTCCGTCCCTATAAATCTTCCCGGTGCCTCCCCTTGGCTTCTCCATCCTGGAAGCGGCTCCGCGTCGCCTTGGCACTACTCCTACGACCGCTCCCCGGCCATCCCACGGTCCGTAACGATGGCCGACCTCCAGGAGATCCGCCGCTCGCAGAGGGCCGAGGGACCCGCCGCGGTGCTCGCCATCGGCACCGCCACGCCGGCCAACGTCCTCTACCAAGCTGACTACCCCGACTACTACTTCCGCATCACCAAGAGCGACCACCTCACCGAGCTAAAGGAAAAGTTCAAGAGGATGTGTACGTCACCTCTACCTCTTCTTGCGATATTACACTCACCCTATTTTGTTCCTTGATCTTTGAGAGACTTCGTGACCGACAAGTGTGTAGTGTGTGCCTCTCCAGACAGTCTGAGAGTCGTCCAAAAGCGTGACTTCTTTCTTGTTGATTTCATACGTACAATCCTGCTTATCACAAACCAGCTGATGGTGTTGTATTGTTACCATAATTTAGTAGTATTTTATTGCCTGGTAGCATTTAGATAAGAGCTGTGTCATTGTTCTAGAATAGGACTTGTGCTTTCTGCTGGAAATGTTCTCTCCTTTACCAAACGACCGTGCGTTGTTGCATGGTTTTCTGTGGCTTCAGGCGACAAGTCGATGATCCGAAAGCGTTACATGCACCTCAACGAGGAGATCCTCAAGGAGAACCCCAACATCTGCGCCTACATGGCGCCGTCGCTGGACGCGCGGCAGGACATAGTGGTGGTGGAGATTCCGAAGCTGGGGAAGGAGGCTGCCGTCAAGGCCATCAAGGAGTGGGGCCAGCCCAAGTCCAGGATCACCCACCTGGTCTTCTGCACCACCAGCGGTGTCGACATGCCCGGCGCCGACTACCAGCTCACCAGGCTCCTCGGCCTCCGCCCCTCCGTCAACCGCCTCATGATGTACCAGCAGGGCTGCTTCGCGGGCGGCACCGTGCTCCGCCTCGCCAAGGACCTGGCCGAGAACAACCGCGGCGCGCGCGTCCTCGTGGTTTGCTCCGAGATTACCGCCGTCACCTTCCGCGGGCCCTCGGAGTCCCACCTCGACAGCCTCGTCGGCCAGGCCTTGTTCGGGGACGGCGCTGCGGCCATCATCGTGGGGGCCGACCCGGACCCCGCGATCGAGCGGCCCCTGTTCCAGATCGTCTCCGCCAGCCAGACCATCGTCCCGGACTCCGAGGGCGCCATCGACGGCCACCTGAGGGAGGTCGGCCTCACGTTCCACCTTCTCAAGGACGTGCCGGGGCTGATATCCAAGAACATAGAGAAGAGCCTGGTGGAGGCGTTCAAGCCGCTAGGGATCGACGACTGGAACTCCATCTTCTGGATCGCGCACCCCGGCGGTCCGGCGATCCTCGACCAGGTGGAGGCCAAGATCGGACTGCAGAAGGAGAAGATGCAGGCGACGAGGCGCGTGCTCAGCGAGTACGGCAACATGTCGAGCGCTTGCGTGCTGTTCATCCTGGACGAGATGAGGAACCggtcggcggcggacggcaaggcGACCACCGGCGAGGGATTGAAGTGGGGAGTACTCTTCGGCTTCGGGCCCGGGCTGACCGTGGAAACCGTCGTCTTGCACAGTATGCCAATCATTGCAAACTGATGGCATGCAGCACTAGCAAGAACTGAACTCGTCCATCTTTCTCTTCCAGTATTCTACGCCTAAGAAGCTGTTTAAGCGTGTCCGATGGTGTTCAATAAGATGTATTCTGTCAGCTCAGTTTGATATGGATTTGGCTTAGATCATCAGTTCTCATTACTTTTGTTGATCAAAATGGAATTCACCATCCCTGCATATAAAACCGAGGCTGAGTAGGCTTAACCTCCATCAAGAAATAtcgtctttttcttcttcctgttCAGTGAATTAATCGCTTGTTGAACATCACCGGTATCAAACTCATGTCAGTCCAGTTAGTCTTAGCCATGCTAACCTTCCACATCAGGCAAGTTGAAAAGACTGTAACAATTCCATCAAGTTGGCAAAAAGAACTCAATACAATGTTCAACAGTCTAACAATAATAAACTTGTAGTCTCGTGGTGGCAGGATTAATCGGTGACCAGATCTTCCTGATTCCAGTTTTGGAGTTCAAACACACATACAACCTGGGATCAGTTTCTCATTCACAGGACATATAGAATTACAACTCACGGCTGCTGCTACAATACCTAATGCACAAAAAACTTCTACAAAACACCCGAAAGTTCATGGAAACCCATCGGCTACCCTTTGTAAGGTGATCATCCGGAACCAGGCTATAAACTCGGTCGAGATGTCAGTGCAGTCAGTAGTGGTCAGGAACTTGCTCCTGGGAGGTATATGCGGTGAACATTGCTCAGAGAGAGTTTCTCCCGGCAAGTTGGGCATCTCCGCTGCACGCGGATCGCGTTGGTGATGCAACCGCCGCAAAAAACGTGTCCACAGGTCGTGGATGTCTCCTCCTTCATTGTGTCCATGCAGATTGCACATTTCAATTTGACCTCATTAAAGTCACAGAGGTATTGGCTGGAAGATGCCTGTCGTATCTAGATCACATCAGGACAGCAAAACTAAATAATTTAAAGATATATTTCATTAAAATGAATCAATAACCATGGTGATTAAGAAAGACATGAAACAAAGGCCAACAATCAAATTAGCACATGAAACTAGGGGTGCCAACAACCCAGATGACATGATCATCCAACCCAGATTTAGCCCCGCCAACATAGGTATGGATCCTTAAAACTAGATCAATTAGATTTCTGGGTCAGGTATGAATCCTCAGTCACACTCGGTACCCAAAAACATGTTTGGAGCAATGTTCTACCAGAACCTGATGGTTATTATGGTTGGATCAGCATTTAGATCCTATAATTCGTTATCTGATGGAGACCAAACTGGCGTACGAAACACCCTCATGCCAATGGAGGAATTAAAACCCCATATCTACCAAAAGTAAGGTCCATGAAGCCACCGAAGAGAGTGGAGACCATCATAAATTTAAGAGCAAGGGCACCGAGCTTTGCTCAATTCTCCTTTAAGCTTTAACCAAAAGGAGAAAAGCATCCCAATAATTAAAACTGTAGAAGGC contains the following coding sequences:
- the LOC103987502 gene encoding chalcone synthase 1, yielding MADLQEIRRSQRAEGPAAVLAIGTATPANVLYQADYPDYYFRITKSDHLTELKEKFKRMCDKSMIRKRYMHLNEEILKENPNICAYMAPSLDARQDIVVVEIPKLGKEAAVKAIKEWGQPKSRITHLVFCTTSGVDMPGADYQLTRLLGLRPSVNRLMMYQQGCFAGGTVLRLAKDLAENNRGARVLVVCSEITAVTFRGPSESHLDSLVGQALFGDGAAAIIVGADPDPAIERPLFQIVSASQTIVPDSEGAIDGHLREVGLTFHLLKDVPGLISKNIEKSLVEAFKPLGIDDWNSIFWIAHPGGPAILDQVEAKIGLQKEKMQATRRVLSEYGNMSSACVLFILDEMRNRSAADGKATTGEGLKWGVLFGFGPGLTVETVVLHSMPIIAN